Proteins encoded in a region of the Strix aluco isolate bStrAlu1 chromosome 26, bStrAlu1.hap1, whole genome shotgun sequence genome:
- the RPL11 gene encoding large ribosomal subunit protein uL5 has protein sequence MAQDQGEKENPMRELRIRKLCLNICVGESGDRLTRAAKVLEQLTGQTPVFSKARYTVRSFGIRRNEKIAVHCTVRGAKAEEILEKGLKVREYELRKNNFSDTGNFGFGIQEHIDLGIKYDPSIGIYGLDFYVVLGRPGFSIADKKRRTGNIGAKHRIGKEEAMRWFQQKYDGIILPGK, from the exons ATGGCG CAAGACCAAGGTGAAAAGGAGAACCCCATGCGGGAGCTGCGCATCCGCAAGCTCTGCCTCAACATCTGCGTTGGGGAGAGCGGGGACAGGCTCACCCGAGCGGCCAAAGTGCTGGAGCAGCTGACGGGCCAGACCCCCGTCTTCTCCAAAG CACGTTACACTGTAAGATCCTTTGGAATCAGGAGAAATGAGAAGATTGCTGTTCATTGCACAGTTCGTGGGGCCAAAGCAGAGGAGATTCTGGAGAAGGGGTTGAAG GTGCGAGAATACGAGTTGAGAAAAAACAACTTCTCAGACACTGGGAACTTTGGCTTTGGAATCCAGGAGCACATCGATCTGGGGATTAAATACGATCCCAGTATTGGTATCTACGGCTTGGACTTTTACGTG gtgctgggcagGCCTGGCTTCAGTATTGCTGACAAGAAACGCAGGACTGGCAACATTGGAGCCAAGCACAGAATTGGAAAGGAAGAAGCCATGCGCTGGTTTCAGCAGAAG tatgATGGCATCATCCTTCCTGGTAAATGA
- the LOC141934877 gene encoding sodium-dependent phosphate transport protein 3-like isoform X2 — MQRHTDNAQAGEEPEAKQDEAPLLAEQPSSRTGLCSTRCGLTLVLHISLFMAYALRVSLSIAIVAMTNSSHPYGCSGSAPCSSYPGFAQDAPVYSWSAETQGIILSSFFYGYGLTQALGGYCSGLFGGKPILGSGLLLSSVLTLLVPRAAELGVSFLIGLQVLLGLAEGVIFPAQYTLWAKWAPPLERSRLMNIADAGCTFGTFFALLVAGIICQSLGWPFVFYIFGAVGCAWCLCWFLLVYEDPAHHPWISAGEQEYIMSSLAHQGSSHGHSLPLVAMAKSLPLWAITIACFCTDWLFYMLLTSMPTFMSTVLHFDLRENGLLSSMPYVGNGLGHILAGLLADFLLARRVLGTAAIRKLFSALGMLLPAAFLVAVPYIGCSSTVVVVLLTLALTIISLTGAGININHIDIAPRYAGFLLGITNTFGIVAGIIAPTAVGLLVGQDLQTGWRNAFFVSAALNLFGLIFYIAFGSGTIQDWAREDTAGQ, encoded by the exons ATGCAGCGCCACACGGACAACGCGCAGGCAGGGGAGGAGCCGGAAGCAAAGCAGGATGAAGCCCCTCTGCTTGCTGAGCAGCCCTCCTCCCGCACAG GGCTCTGCTCCACTCGCTGTGGCCTGACCCTGGTCCTGCACATCTCTCTCTTCATGGCCTACGCGCTCCGGGTCAGCCTCAGCATCGCCATCGTCGCCATGACTAACAGCAGCCATCCCTACGGCTGCTCCGGCAGCGCTCCCTGCAGCTCCTACCCTGGCTTTGCTCAGGAC GCCCCCGTGTACAGCTGGAGCGCTGAGACTCAGGGAATCATCCTCAGCTCCTTCTTCTACGGCTACGGCCTCACGCAGGCGCTGGGCGGGTACTGCTCGGGGCTGTTTGGGGGGAAACCCATCCTGGGCAGCGGGCTCCTGCTCTCCTCCGTGCTCACCCTCCTCGTGCCCCGAGCAGCAGAGCTTGGTGTGAGCTTCCTCATcgggctgcaggtgctgctgggctTGGctgag GGAGTGATATTTCCAGCTCAGTACACACTCTGGGCAAAATGGGCCCCTCCGCTGGAACGCAGTAGGCTCATGAACATCGCTGATGCTG GATGCACTTTTGGGACATTCTTTGCTCTCCTTGTGGCTGGGATCATCTGCCAGAGTCTGGGGTGGCCTTTTGTCTTCTACATCTTTG GTGCCGTGGGCTGTGCCTGGTGCCTCTGCTGGTTCCTCCTCGTGTACGAGGACCCTGCACATCACCCGTGGATCAGTGCCGGGGAGCAGGAGTACATCATGTCGTCGCTGGCTCACCAG GGCAGCTCTCATGGCCACTCCCTCCCACTTGTGGCCATGGCTAAATCACTGCCTCTTTGGGCAATCACCATTGCCTGCTTCTGCACAGACTGGCTGTTCTACATGCTGCTGACCTCCATGCCCACGTTCATGAGCACCGTCCTCCACTTTGACCTCAGAGAG AACGGGCTCCTCTCCTCCATGCCTTATGTTGGGAACGGGCTGGGGCACATCCTGGCTGGGCTGCTGGCCGATTTCCTCCTGGCCAGGCGAGTGCTTGGCACAGCAGCCATCAGGAAACTCTTCTCAGCACTCG GGATGCTGCTCCCAGCCGCCTTCCTGGTGGCTGTGCCTTACATTGGCTGCAGTTCCACAGTTGTTGTGGTCCTTCTAACACTGGCCTTGACAATAATCAGCCTGACAGGAGCAGGCATCAATATTAACCACATCGATATAGCACCCAG ATATGCAGGGTTCCTGCTGGGAATCACAAATACCTTTGGCATAGTCGCAGGAATTATTGCTCCTACTGCAGTTGGACTTCTCGTCGGCCAG GATCTCCAGACTGGCTGGAGGAATGCCTTCTTCGTATCTGCAGCCCTCAACCTGTTTGGCCTGATCTTCTACATAGCATTTGGCAGTGGAACCATCCAAGACTGGGCTAGGGAGGACACTGCTGGGCAGTGA
- the LOC141934950 gene encoding kelch-like protein 31: MAPKKKSPKKPKVAKEDASITPVMVEDALLDVERFNHLNSLYDSGSNGFHCTATEVEAPDHGASLLEGMNQMRQKRFLCDLTIATKTKSFEVHKLVLASCSEYFHRLLQRDPQLHRVELHDVSPLGLTTIITYAYTGKLSLSLYTIGSTIAAATQLQVPALLNLCSDFLVREMAVENCVYIANISATYGLNQVKDATWKFIRENFLEFSKTDQFMKLPFDQINELLMDDGLQIPSEVAAFQIAVKWLEFDPKRVRYAADLLSNIRFGTISAPDLVNHVQPVPRMMQDPQCHKLLVDAMNYHLLPHQQNSLQSRRTRIRGGQRVLVTVGGRPALTEKALSREISYRDAEGNWNKLTEMPAKSFNQCVVVMDGFIYIAGGEDQNDARNQAKHAVSSLSRYDPRFNTWLHLASMQHRRTHFSLSTCNGLLYAVGGRNAKGTLASVECYVPTANSWQSKASLETPRCCHATTVIDGKLLVTGGYITHAYSRTVCCYEPSTDTWREQARLSTPRGWHCAATAAGRAYVLGGSQLGPQGERVDVMPVECYSPLTGQWSYVAPLPTGVSTAGVALLEGRLCLVGGWNESGKRYQKCVQCYNPDLNEWAEDEELPEATVGVSCCTITLPRSLSSRSRASSVASAAAST; this comes from the exons ATGGCACCTAAAAAGAAATCCCCCAAGAAGCCCAAGGTGGCTAAAGAGGATGCATCCATCACCCCAGTGATGGTGGAAGATGCTTTGTTAGATGTTGAACGCTTCAATCACTTGAATAGTTTGTACGACAGCGGCTCCAACGGCTTCCACTGCACAGCCACAGAGGTTGAAGCACCAGACCACGGAGCCAGCCTTCTGGAGGGGATGAACCAGATGCGCCAGAAGCGGTTCCTCTGCGATCTCACCATTGCCACCAAAACAAAGTCCTTCGAGGTGCATAAACTCGTCCTGGCTTCCTGCAGTGAGTACTTCCACCGCCTGCTGCAGAGGGACCCTCAGCTGCACCGGGTGGAGCTCCACGACGTCTCCCCGCTGGGCCTGACCACCATCATCACCTACGCCTACACGGGGAAGCTGAGCCTCTCGCTGTACACCATCGGCAGCACCATCGCCGCGGCCACGCAGCTGCAAGTGCCGGCACTGCTGAACCTGTGCAGCGACTTCCTTGTTCGGGAGATGGCCGTGGAGAACTGCGTGTACATCGCCAACATCTCGGCCACCTACGGCCTCAACCAGGTGAAAGACGCCACATGGAAATTCATCCGGGAAAACTTCCTGGAGTTCTCCAAAACCGACCAGTTCATGAAACTCCCCTTCGATCAGATCAACGAGCTGCTGATGGATGATGGCCTGCAGATACCCAGCGAGGTTGCAGCTTTCCAGATTGCCGTCAAGTGGCTGGAGTTTGACCCGAAACGGGTCCGATATGCTGCTGACCTCCTGAGCAACATTCGATTCGGCACAATCTCAGCTCCAGACTTGGTCAACCACGTGCAACCTGTGCCGCGCATGATGCAAGACCCGCAGTGCCACAAGCTCCTCGTGGATGCTATGAATTACCACCTGCTCCCCCACCAGCAGAACAGTCTTCAGTCTCGGAGAACCAGGATACGGGGAGGCCAGAGGGTGCTTGTCACAGTCGGGGGTCGTCCAGCTTTGACCGAGAAGGCTCTTAGTAGGGAGATCAGCTACAGGGATGCAGAGGGAAACTGGAACAAGCTGACGGAGATGCCAGCAAAAAGTTTTAACCAGTGCGTGGTGGTGATGGATGGATTCATCTACATCGCGGGTGGTGAAGACCAAAACGATGCCAGGAACCAGGCCAAGCACGCTGTCAGCAGCCTGAGCAG GTATGACCCACGCTTCAACACCTGGCTGCACCTGGCCAGCATGCAGCACAGGAGGACACACTTCAGCCTGAGCACCTGCAACGGGCTCCTCTACGCTGTCGGAGGGCGCAATGCCAAGGGCACGTTGGCGTCTGTCGAGTGCTACGTCCCCACTGCCAACAGCTGGCAAAGCAAAGCGAGCCTGGAGACACCCCGCTGCTGCCACGCCACCACCGTCATTGACGGCAAGCTCCTGGTCACCGGCGGCTACATCACCCACGCCTATTCCCGCACCGTCTGCTGCTACGAGCCCAGCACCGACACCTGGAGGGAGCAGGCAAGGCTCAGCACCCCGCGGGGCTGGCACTGCGCGGCCACCGCGGCCGGCCGAGCGTATGTGCTGGGTGGCAGCCAGCTGGGTCCCCAGGGCGAGCGGGTGGACGTGATGCCCGTGGAGTGTTACAGCCCACTGACGGGGCAGTGGAGTTACGTGGCGCCCCTGCCCACGGGGGTCAGCACGGCCGGGGTGGCTCTGCTCGAGGGGCGCTTGTGCCTGGTGGGTGGCTGGAACGAGAGCGGGAAGAGGTATCAGAAATGTGTGCAGTGCTACAACCCTGACCTCAACGAGTgggctgaggatgaggagctCCCTGAGGCCACCGTGGGTGTCTCATGCTGCACCATCACCCTCCCGCGCTCCCTGAGCTCCAGGTCCCGGGCCAGCTCTGTGGCCTCGGCAGCAGCCAGCACATAA
- the LOC141934877 gene encoding sodium-dependent phosphate transport protein 3-like isoform X1 codes for MFEICFPTGLDVILRRSRQQHCRQERMQRHTDNAQAGEEPEAKQDEAPLLAEQPSSRTGLCSTRCGLTLVLHISLFMAYALRVSLSIAIVAMTNSSHPYGCSGSAPCSSYPGFAQDAPVYSWSAETQGIILSSFFYGYGLTQALGGYCSGLFGGKPILGSGLLLSSVLTLLVPRAAELGVSFLIGLQVLLGLAEGVIFPAQYTLWAKWAPPLERSRLMNIADAGCTFGTFFALLVAGIICQSLGWPFVFYIFGAVGCAWCLCWFLLVYEDPAHHPWISAGEQEYIMSSLAHQGSSHGHSLPLVAMAKSLPLWAITIACFCTDWLFYMLLTSMPTFMSTVLHFDLRENGLLSSMPYVGNGLGHILAGLLADFLLARRVLGTAAIRKLFSALGMLLPAAFLVAVPYIGCSSTVVVVLLTLALTIISLTGAGININHIDIAPRYAGFLLGITNTFGIVAGIIAPTAVGLLVGQDLQTGWRNAFFVSAALNLFGLIFYIAFGSGTIQDWAREDTAGQ; via the exons ATGTTTGAGATTTGCTTCCCAACAGGGCTGGATGTTATCTTGAGGAGAAGCAGGCAGCAGCATTGCAGGCAGGAAAGGATGCAGCGCCACACGGACAACGCGCAGGCAGGGGAGGAGCCGGAAGCAAAGCAGGATGAAGCCCCTCTGCTTGCTGAGCAGCCCTCCTCCCGCACAG GGCTCTGCTCCACTCGCTGTGGCCTGACCCTGGTCCTGCACATCTCTCTCTTCATGGCCTACGCGCTCCGGGTCAGCCTCAGCATCGCCATCGTCGCCATGACTAACAGCAGCCATCCCTACGGCTGCTCCGGCAGCGCTCCCTGCAGCTCCTACCCTGGCTTTGCTCAGGAC GCCCCCGTGTACAGCTGGAGCGCTGAGACTCAGGGAATCATCCTCAGCTCCTTCTTCTACGGCTACGGCCTCACGCAGGCGCTGGGCGGGTACTGCTCGGGGCTGTTTGGGGGGAAACCCATCCTGGGCAGCGGGCTCCTGCTCTCCTCCGTGCTCACCCTCCTCGTGCCCCGAGCAGCAGAGCTTGGTGTGAGCTTCCTCATcgggctgcaggtgctgctgggctTGGctgag GGAGTGATATTTCCAGCTCAGTACACACTCTGGGCAAAATGGGCCCCTCCGCTGGAACGCAGTAGGCTCATGAACATCGCTGATGCTG GATGCACTTTTGGGACATTCTTTGCTCTCCTTGTGGCTGGGATCATCTGCCAGAGTCTGGGGTGGCCTTTTGTCTTCTACATCTTTG GTGCCGTGGGCTGTGCCTGGTGCCTCTGCTGGTTCCTCCTCGTGTACGAGGACCCTGCACATCACCCGTGGATCAGTGCCGGGGAGCAGGAGTACATCATGTCGTCGCTGGCTCACCAG GGCAGCTCTCATGGCCACTCCCTCCCACTTGTGGCCATGGCTAAATCACTGCCTCTTTGGGCAATCACCATTGCCTGCTTCTGCACAGACTGGCTGTTCTACATGCTGCTGACCTCCATGCCCACGTTCATGAGCACCGTCCTCCACTTTGACCTCAGAGAG AACGGGCTCCTCTCCTCCATGCCTTATGTTGGGAACGGGCTGGGGCACATCCTGGCTGGGCTGCTGGCCGATTTCCTCCTGGCCAGGCGAGTGCTTGGCACAGCAGCCATCAGGAAACTCTTCTCAGCACTCG GGATGCTGCTCCCAGCCGCCTTCCTGGTGGCTGTGCCTTACATTGGCTGCAGTTCCACAGTTGTTGTGGTCCTTCTAACACTGGCCTTGACAATAATCAGCCTGACAGGAGCAGGCATCAATATTAACCACATCGATATAGCACCCAG ATATGCAGGGTTCCTGCTGGGAATCACAAATACCTTTGGCATAGTCGCAGGAATTATTGCTCCTACTGCAGTTGGACTTCTCGTCGGCCAG GATCTCCAGACTGGCTGGAGGAATGCCTTCTTCGTATCTGCAGCCCTCAACCTGTTTGGCCTGATCTTCTACATAGCATTTGGCAGTGGAACCATCCAAGACTGGGCTAGGGAGGACACTGCTGGGCAGTGA
- the PPT1 gene encoding palmitoyl-protein thioesterase 1 isoform X1, which yields MCPVKMAALRAAVLVLLGLCVRCAAAAVPLVIWHGMGDSCCNPQSMGYIKKIVENKIPGIYVLSLKIGSNLIQDMENSFFMNVNDQVREVCSQLAKDPRLKGGYNAMGFSQGGQFLRAVAQRCPSPPMLNLISVGGQHQGVYGLPRCPGESSHICDWIRKTLDLGAYTQAVQEHLVQAEYWHDPLKEEDYRKNSIFLADINQERGINETYKKNLMALKKFVMVKFLNDTMVDPPISEWFGFYKSGQAKETIPLKETSLYTEDRLGLQEMDKAGKLVFLGVKGDHLHFSEEWFYTTILPFLQ from the exons ATGTGCCCAGTCAAGATGGCGGCGCTCAGGGCGgcggtgctggtgctgctggggctgtgcgTGCGCTGCGCGGCTGCCGCCGTCCCCCTGGTTATCTGGCACGGCATGG GAGACAGCTGCTGCAATCCCCAAAGCATGGGCTACATTAAGAAAATAGTGGAGAATAAAATACCAGGGATTTACGTCCTGTCTCTCAAGATTGGAAGCAATCTGATACAG GATATGGAGAACAGCTTCTTTATGAATGTGAACGATCAAGTGAGAGAAGTGTGCAGCCAGCTCGCAAAGGACCCTCGCCTGAAAGGAGGCTACAACGCAATGGGCTTCTCCCAAGGAGGCCAGTTCCT GAGGGCAGTGGCCCAGAGATGTCCTTCTCCTCCCATGCTCAATTTGATCTCCGTTGGGGGACAGCACCAAG GCGTGTACGGTTTGCCACGCTGTCCTGGCGAGAGCTCCCATATCTGTGACTGGATCCGGAAGACGCTGGATCTGGGCGCCTACACACAAGCTGTTCAAGAGCA CTTGGTACAAGCAGAGTATTGGCACGACCCTCTGAAGGAGGAGGACTACAGGAAAAACAGCATCTTTTTGGCTGACATAAATCAGGAGAGG GGCATCAATGAGACGTACAAGAAAAACCTGATGGCTCTGAAAAAGTTTGTGATGGTGAAATTTCTCAATGATACCATGGTCGATCCTCCGATCTCCGAG TGGTTTGGGTTTTACAAAAGCGGCCAAGCCAAGGAGACCATCCCGCTGAAGGAGACCTCGCTGTACACAGAG GATCGCCTGGGGCTGCAGGAGATGGACAAAGCAGGAAAGTTGGTGTTCCTGGGGGTGAAAGGGGATCACCTGCACTTCTCAGAAGAGTGGTTTTACACCACtatcctccccttcctccagtGA
- the PPT1 gene encoding palmitoyl-protein thioesterase 1 isoform X2, producing MGYIKKIVENKIPGIYVLSLKIGSNLIQDMENSFFMNVNDQVREVCSQLAKDPRLKGGYNAMGFSQGGQFLRAVAQRCPSPPMLNLISVGGQHQGVYGLPRCPGESSHICDWIRKTLDLGAYTQAVQEHLVQAEYWHDPLKEEDYRKNSIFLADINQERGINETYKKNLMALKKFVMVKFLNDTMVDPPISEWFGFYKSGQAKETIPLKETSLYTEDRLGLQEMDKAGKLVFLGVKGDHLHFSEEWFYTTILPFLQ from the exons ATGGGCTACATTAAGAAAATAGTGGAGAATAAAATACCAGGGATTTACGTCCTGTCTCTCAAGATTGGAAGCAATCTGATACAG GATATGGAGAACAGCTTCTTTATGAATGTGAACGATCAAGTGAGAGAAGTGTGCAGCCAGCTCGCAAAGGACCCTCGCCTGAAAGGAGGCTACAACGCAATGGGCTTCTCCCAAGGAGGCCAGTTCCT GAGGGCAGTGGCCCAGAGATGTCCTTCTCCTCCCATGCTCAATTTGATCTCCGTTGGGGGACAGCACCAAG GCGTGTACGGTTTGCCACGCTGTCCTGGCGAGAGCTCCCATATCTGTGACTGGATCCGGAAGACGCTGGATCTGGGCGCCTACACACAAGCTGTTCAAGAGCA CTTGGTACAAGCAGAGTATTGGCACGACCCTCTGAAGGAGGAGGACTACAGGAAAAACAGCATCTTTTTGGCTGACATAAATCAGGAGAGG GGCATCAATGAGACGTACAAGAAAAACCTGATGGCTCTGAAAAAGTTTGTGATGGTGAAATTTCTCAATGATACCATGGTCGATCCTCCGATCTCCGAG TGGTTTGGGTTTTACAAAAGCGGCCAAGCCAAGGAGACCATCCCGCTGAAGGAGACCTCGCTGTACACAGAG GATCGCCTGGGGCTGCAGGAGATGGACAAAGCAGGAAAGTTGGTGTTCCTGGGGGTGAAAGGGGATCACCTGCACTTCTCAGAAGAGTGGTTTTACACCACtatcctccccttcctccagtGA